The following are encoded in a window of Primulina eburnea isolate SZY01 chromosome 4, ASM2296580v1, whole genome shotgun sequence genomic DNA:
- the LOC140830980 gene encoding actin-depolymerizing factor 3-like, with translation MANSASGMAVHDDCKLKFMELKTKRTHRFIVYKIEEKQKQVMVEKLGEPGQTYDDFITLLPADECRYAVFDFEFLTKENVPKSRIFFIAWAPDTAKVRNKMIYASSKDRFKRELDGIQIELQATDPSEVDLDVFKSRAN, from the exons ATG GCTAATTCAGCATCCGGAATGGCCGTGCATGATGACTGCAAACTAAAATTTATGGAGTTGAAAACTAAAAGGACACATCGCTTCATTGTCTACAAGATTGAGGAAAAGCAAAAACAGGTTATGGTGGAAAAGCTCGGTGAACCTGGGCAAACTTATGATGACTTCATCACACTCCTTCCTGCTGATGAATGCAGATACGCGGTTTTTGACTTCGAATTTCTTACCAAAGAGAATGTCCCGAAGAGCAGGATTTTCTTTATCGCGTG GGCCCCTGATACTGCGAAGGTCCGGAACAAAATGATCTATGCTAGCTCCAAGGACAGGTTCAAGAGGGAATTAGATGGCATCCAGATAGAGCTGCAAGCAACCGATCCATCTGAGGTGGACCTTGATGTCTTCAAAAGTCGTGCAAACTAA
- the LOC140830981 gene encoding putative E3 ubiquitin-protein ligase XBAT31, giving the protein MGQGLSCRTNEERELFSAVQLGDLETVEEVSKRDSSLIHRCTVYDRNSTLHIAAANDQIEILSWILDRAVKPDLLNRHKQTPLMLAAMHGKISSVKKLIEAGANILMFDSVNGRTCLHYAAYYGHSDCLQAILSASREAQVAASWGFTRFVNIRDRKGATPLHLAARRRRPECVHSLLENGALVCASTGGYGFPGSTPLHLAARSGSLDCITELLAWGADRRQQDESGRIPYMVALRHHQGACAALLNPSSAEPIVWPSPLKFISELNQDAKALLERALMEANKEREKTILKGSSHSLSSPSESDSVIDDHLSEANDTDLCFICFDQACTIEVRECGHRMCAQCTLALCCHNKPNPTASSPSVPVCPFCRSNIVKLVVAKVKPDNDVDRDVNSSKPRKSWRSRNLSEGSSSFKGLSAVGSFGRMGRGSGRIAAENEWLDKTTIEP; this is encoded by the exons ATGGGCCAGGGGTTGAGTTGCCGAACTAACGAAGAGCGGGAGCTGTTTAGTGCAGTTCAGTTAGGGGATTTGGAGACTGTTGAGGAAGTTTCGAAAAGGGATTCGAGTCTTATTCATCGATGCACAGTGTATGATCGCAACTCAACCTTGCATATTGCTGCAGCCAATGACCAGATCGAG ATTCTTTCTTGGATTCTGGATCGAGCTGTAAAGCCGGATTTATTGAATCGGCATAAGCAG ACTCCGTTAATGTTGGCTGCAATGCATGGCAAGATCTCCAGTGTTAAAAAGCTAATTGAAGCTGGTGCCAAT ATTTTAATGTTTGATTCAGTCAATGGGAGAACTTGCTTGCACTATGCTGCTTACTATGGTCACTCTGATTGCCTTCAAGCCATTCTTTCGGCCTCCCGCGAGGCGCAAGTTGCTGCTTCTTG GGGATTTACTCGTTTTGTAAACATTAGAGACCGtaaaggagcaactccattgcACTTGGCAGCCCGAAGAAGAAGACCTGAATGTGTCCATTCATTGTTGGAAAATGGGGCCCTTGTTTGTGCTTCAACTGGTGGATATGG CTTTCCAGGCAGTACTCCTCTTCATTTGGCTGCAAGAAGCGGTTCTCTTGATTGCATCACAGAATTGCTGGCCTGGGGTGCTGATCGACGTCAACAAGATGAATCAgg GAGAATACCATATATGGTGGCTTTAAGGCATCACCAAGGTGCATGTGCTGCTTTGCTGAATCCTTCATCCGCGGAGCCTATTGTCTGGCCATCACCGTTGAAGTTCATAAGTGAACTTAATCAAGATGCAAAAGCTCTGCTCGAACGTGCCTTAATGGAGGCAAACAAGGAGAGGGAGAAAACCATCTTAAAGGGAAGTTCACACTCACTTTCATCTCCATCAGAATCAGACTCTGTGATTGATGACCATTTATCTGAG GCAAATGATACGGATCTTTGCTTCATATGTTTTGATCAAGCATGCACGATAGAGGTTCGAGAATGTGGTCATCGCATGTGTGCTCAATGCACTCTAGCCTTGTGCTGCCACAACAAGCCCAATCCAACAGCCTCATCACCTTCTGTACCTGTTTGTCCATTCTGCCGGAGTAACATAGTAAAATTGGTCGTTGCTAAGGTCAAACCCGATAATGACGTGGACCGTGATGTTAACTCCTCTAAGCCAAGAAAGTCTTGGAGGTCCCGGAATTTAAGCGAGGGTAGTAGTAGCTTCAAGGGTCTATCAGCAGTAGGCTCATTCGGGAGAATGGGCCGTGGCTCAGGCAGGATCGCTGCTGAGAATGAATGGCTTGACAAAACCACCATTGAACCTTGA